A window of Mycolicibacterium madagascariense genomic DNA:
GGTTCGACGCGTTGGGCGCAGCGCGCAGGGGTGGCTTTCACGGTCGAGCCTTTCCACGGGAACCCGGCGACCGGTCGAGGCCCGCCGATCTGGGTAGTCAACCTAAGTGAATAAGTGGATAAGGTCAATCCGCTTATGACCGCCGTCACTTACACTGCGAAACGTGACCGACGCCGACCGAGCCGAACGAGCGCTGCGCAGAGACGCTGCGCGCAATCGCGAGCGCGTGCTCACCGCGGCGCGCGAGCTCTTCGCGGCCAAGGGCCTCGAGGCCACGCTCAACGACGTCGCCCATCACGCGAACGTGGGCGTCGGCACCGTGTACCGCCGGTTCGCCACCAAGGAGGCACTGCTCGAGGCCATCTTCGAAGACGGTATCGAACAGATCGCCACCCTGGCCGAAACCGCTCTGCGACAAGAGGATTCGTGGAGTGGGTTCGTCTGGTTCGTCGAGCACGTCTGCGAACTGACCGCCACCGACCGCGGCCTGCGCGAGATGATGTATAGCAAGGCCTACGGCGGTTACCGCGTCGAATGCGCCCGCCTGCGGCTGGACCCGCTCGTCTCGACGCTCGTCGAACGGGCCCGGGAAGACGGCCACCTGCGGCCCGAGGTGGCACCCTCCGACATGCCGATCGTCGGCCTGCTGGCCGGCACCGTGGGCGAATGGGCCGGACACGTCGAGCCCGAACTGTGGCGGCGGTACGTCACCCTGCTGCTCGACGGGATGCGGTACCGCGAACGGCAGGACCGGCTGGCCGTCGATGCGTTGGCCGACGAGCAGATGGACGCGGCGATGCAGGGTTGGCACCCGGCGGGCTGACTCCCCCTGCCCCCTGCCGCAACTTCCTCTGCGCGAGCAGACGCAAACCTGCGCGACACGCCGCTGAAAAGGGCATATTCGCGGCTGCTCGGCGTCGGAGGCCGGGCACGGCACCAAAGCCGCGCCAAAGCCACGCCAGGCCGCGCCAAAGCCCACCCGGTTGACATACCCACCCCGTTGTCGTATCCATGAGACATGACAGCGACGATGTCTCATGACTCGGCAGCCCGCTTCACCCTCGCGACCGCACAGACCTGGGTCGACCCCTGGCCGATGTACCGGGCTCTGCGCGACCACGACCCCGTCCACCACGTCATCCCGGCGAATCCCGAGCACGACTACTACGTGCTGTCCCGACATGCGGACGTCTTCGCCGCGGCCCGCGACCACGAGACGTACTCCTCGGCGCAGGGCCTGACGGTCAACTACGGCGAGCTGGATCTCATCGGCATGGCCGACAACCCGCCGATGGTCATGCAGGACCCGCCGGTGCACACCGAGTTCCGCAAGCTGGTGTCGCGCGGGTTCACCCCGCGCCAGGTCGAGTCGGTCGAGCCGAAGGTGCGCGAGTTCGTCGTCGAACGGATCGAGCGCCTGCGCGCCAACGGCGGCGGCGACATCGTGGCCGAACTGTTCAAACCGCTACCGTCGATGGTCGTCGCGCACTACCTCGGGGTGCCCGAGAGCGACCGCGACCAATTCGACGGCTGGACCGAGGCCATCGTCGCCGCGAACACCGCCGAGGGCGGGCTCGCCGGCGCGCTCGACACCCTCGGCGACGCCCTGGGCGAGATGATGGCGTACTTCACCGCCCTCATCGAACGCCGCCGCGCCGAGCCGGGTGACGACACCGTCTCGCACCTGGTGGCCGCGGGAATGGGGGCCGACGGTGACGTCGCCGGCGTGCTGTCGATCCTGGCGTTCACCTTCACGATGGTCACCGGCGGCAACGACACGACCACCGGAATGCTCGGGGGCACAGTGCAACTCCTGCACCGCTACCCGCAGCAGCGGCAGCTGCTGACCACAAACCCCGACCTCATCGCCGACTCCGTCGACGAGTTCCTCCGCCTCACGTCCCCGGTGCAGATGCTGGGCCGCACCGTCACCCGCGACGTGACGATCGGCGACGTGACGATCCCCCAGGGCCGCCGCGTCATGCTGCTGTACGGTTCGGCCAATCGCGACGAACGTCAATACGGTTCCGACGCGGGCGAATTGGACGTCACCCGCAGGCCGAGGAACATCCTGACGTTCAGCCACGGCGCCCACCACTGCCTCGGCGCGGCGGCCGCCAGGATGCAATCGCGCGTCGCACTGACCGAGCTGCTGGCCCGGATCCCAGAGTTCGAGGTCGACGAGGACGGAATCGTCTGGGCCGACGGCAGTTACGTGCGCCGTCCGCTGTCGGTGCCGTTCACGCCCGCCTAGTGGCCGGCGACTGGCTGTCCGAGCGCCGCACCGAGGCAGCCGCCGATCGCATCCTCGACGCCGCCGAGGAGCTGTTCACTCGCCGCGACGCCGCCACGGTGGGCATGAACGAGATCGCCAGGGTGGCGGGGTGTTCCCGCGCGACGCTCTACCGGTACTACGAGAACCGGGACGTGCTGTACACCGCCTACGTGCATCGCGAGGCCTTCCGGGTGTTCGGCGGGCTGGGCGAGGCGCTCGCCGGCATCGACGATCCGGGCGAGCGGTTGCTCGAGGGCATCCTGACCGCGTTGCGCCGGGTTCGCGAAAGTCCGCCGCTGGCATCGTGGTTCGCCCCCCAACGCCGGCCGATCGGTGGCGAGCTGGCGCAGCGCTCCGACGTCGTGACGGGGCTGACGGAGGCCTTCCTGCGGTCCCTCGGCATCCCCGATGCGCCCCGTCGGGCCCGCTGGCTGGTGCGCGTCATGATCTCGCTGCTGACCTTCCCCGGCGACGACGACGCCGACGAGCGGGCGATGCTGGAGGACTTCGTCCTCCCGATGGTGCGGTCGGCCTAGCGTCGAGCGTGCCGGTTGTCGTCGAGATGGGACGGCGGCGTCGACGACGCGCCGCACGGTCGGCGCTATCGCACCGAGGCGGTGGGCGGTACCCGGGTGACCCGGTGCAGCCCCCACGCCACCGGCACCGTGACCACCAGCGTCACCACGAACAGCGCGAGCATCGAACCGGTGTAGACCGGTGCGCGCAGGATCTCCACCATCACCAATTCCATGGTGATGAGGTGGACGAGGAAGATCTCATAGGAGATCTCGCCGAGGAACACCATGGGCCTGCTCGCCATCGCCCTGGCGTACCAGCTGCGCGCGCCGTCGCCGCCGGGCAGTGCCAGCGGGGCGACGAGCAGTGTCGAGATGACCGCGTAGAACACGCATTTCGCCAATCCCTCCCGCAGTTCGGCGGGCGAGGTCGTCGGTGCGCCGGCGATCGGGGTCGACACGATGAAGTAGCAGGCGAGCGCCAGCGGAATGCACACCAGGCCGTACGCGCGGACCCCCAGCGGCCGCAGCGTCGCCAACAGCATGCCGCCGAGGAACCACATCAGGTACGTCGGCAACCACAGCGGTGCCCCGTCGGGCAGGACGTGCGTGGTGTGCACGAGGACCAACCACGCGGGCGACACCAGCGCGAGCACCGCGAGTCCGAGAACCAGCCGCGCGGGCCGCCACCGTCGCCGGCACAGCACCACCAGCAGCAGCCAGGCCAGCACCGGCAGCGCGACGTAGAACGCGACTTCGACTGCCAGACTCCACATTTGGGTCAGACCCTGGTGCAGGTAGGAGAACAGGTAGTCGTCGGTGTAGATCTGCGTCAGCGTGAGGTTGCGGACCAGGCCAATCCACGTGTGGCCGGGGTTGGGGCCCGCCGTGCGAAAGTGGTAGAGCAGATACGCCGCCAGCACCGTGACGACGTAGGCGGGCATGATGCGGCGCACCCGGTGCCGCGCGTAGCGACGCACCGAGGGTGGGGCCTGCTCCGAGACCGCCGACCGCACCCACGGCGAGAACAGCAGGAAACCCGACAGGACGAAGAAGATCGGCACGCCAATCTCCATGCGCGAGTACATCAATCCGAGGTACCCGTGCGTGTAGTTGCCCGTGGTGTACGCGGCGTGCGTGAGCATCACCAGCATCGCCGCGACCGCGCGGATGCCCGTCAGTGAGTCGATGCGCCCAGACGAGTCAGTCGACGTCACTTCGGCTTGTGATGGTGACTCGGTCCACGATCCTGCTTGAGGTCGATCAGCACGCCCGAGATGCGGGTGTGCTCGAGTTTCTTCAGGGTCTCCCTGGACATCTTCGCCGGCAGTTCGACGAGCGAGTGGTCCATCTTGATGGTGATGTGCCCGAAGTCGCTGCGGTGCAACCCACCTTCGTTGGCGATCGCGCCCACGATGGAACCCGGACCGACCTTGTGGCGCTTGCCGACGGCGATGCGGTAGGTCGCCAGATCGGTGCGGTTGCGGTCGCGCTGCCGGCGCGGCGGGCCGTCCCCGCCCGCGTCGCGATCGGGACGCTCCCGGCGCTTCTCCGGCGGCGGTTCGGTCATCAGGAACTCGCCACCGCCGCGGCTCTGCACGGCCAGCGCCGCGGCGATCTCCGCCGTGGGCACGTTGAAGTCGCGCTCGTAACCCTCGATCAACCTGCGGAACAACTCGATTCCGGGCGCGTTGAGCGCCTCGGTGATCGACTCCCTGAACTTCTCCACGCGCTTGTCGTTGACGTCGTCGACCGACGGCAACTGCGCCTCGACGAGCTTCTGCCGCGACACCCGTTCGATCGAGTTCAGCAGGTGCTTCTCGCGCGGGGTGACGAACAGCACCGCGGCGCCGGAGCGCCCGGCCCGTCCGGTGCGGCCGATGCGGTGCACGTAGGACTCGGGGTCGTGCGGGATGTCGTAGTTCAGCACGTGCGAGATGCGGTCGACGTCGAGCCCGCGCGCCGCCACGTCGGTGGCGATCAGGATGTCGATCGTCCCGTCCTTGAGCTGGGAGATGGTGCGTTCGCGGACGGCCTGGGCGATGTCGCCGTTGATCGCCGCGGCCGAGAAGCCGCGCGCGCGAAGCT
This region includes:
- a CDS encoding acyltransferase family protein; the protein is MTSTDSSGRIDSLTGIRAVAAMLVMLTHAAYTTGNYTHGYLGLMYSRMEIGVPIFFVLSGFLLFSPWVRSAVSEQAPPSVRRYARHRVRRIMPAYVVTVLAAYLLYHFRTAGPNPGHTWIGLVRNLTLTQIYTDDYLFSYLHQGLTQMWSLAVEVAFYVALPVLAWLLLVVLCRRRWRPARLVLGLAVLALVSPAWLVLVHTTHVLPDGAPLWLPTYLMWFLGGMLLATLRPLGVRAYGLVCIPLALACYFIVSTPIAGAPTTSPAELREGLAKCVFYAVISTLLVAPLALPGGDGARSWYARAMASRPMVFLGEISYEIFLVHLITMELVMVEILRAPVYTGSMLALFVVTLVVTVPVAWGLHRVTRVPPTASVR
- a CDS encoding TetR/AcrR family transcriptional regulator, whose protein sequence is MAGDWLSERRTEAAADRILDAAEELFTRRDAATVGMNEIARVAGCSRATLYRYYENRDVLYTAYVHREAFRVFGGLGEALAGIDDPGERLLEGILTALRRVRESPPLASWFAPQRRPIGGELAQRSDVVTGLTEAFLRSLGIPDAPRRARWLVRVMISLLTFPGDDDADERAMLEDFVLPMVRSA
- a CDS encoding cytochrome P450, translating into MTATMSHDSAARFTLATAQTWVDPWPMYRALRDHDPVHHVIPANPEHDYYVLSRHADVFAAARDHETYSSAQGLTVNYGELDLIGMADNPPMVMQDPPVHTEFRKLVSRGFTPRQVESVEPKVREFVVERIERLRANGGGDIVAELFKPLPSMVVAHYLGVPESDRDQFDGWTEAIVAANTAEGGLAGALDTLGDALGEMMAYFTALIERRRAEPGDDTVSHLVAAGMGADGDVAGVLSILAFTFTMVTGGNDTTTGMLGGTVQLLHRYPQQRQLLTTNPDLIADSVDEFLRLTSPVQMLGRTVTRDVTIGDVTIPQGRRVMLLYGSANRDERQYGSDAGELDVTRRPRNILTFSHGAHHCLGAAAARMQSRVALTELLARIPEFEVDEDGIVWADGSYVRRPLSVPFTPA
- a CDS encoding DEAD/DEAH box helicase, encoding MTSEEPDATSAELTFADLQIHPSVLQALADVGYESPSAIQAATIPPMMAGSDVVGLAQTGTGKTAAFAIPILSRIDTSSRTTQALVLAPTRELALQVAEAFGRYGAHLSVNVLPVYGGSSYGPQLAGLKRGAQVVVGTPGRVIDHLEKGSLDVSHLDYMVLDEADEMLQMGFAEDVERILSETPEYKQVALFSATMPPAIRKITSKYLHDPVQVTVKSKTATAENISQRYIQVAGPRKMDALTRLLEVEPFEAMIVFVRTKQATEEVAEKLRARGFSAAAINGDIAQAVRERTISQLKDGTIDILIATDVAARGLDVDRISHVLNYDIPHDPESYVHRIGRTGRAGRSGAAVLFVTPREKHLLNSIERVSRQKLVEAQLPSVDDVNDKRVEKFRESITEALNAPGIELFRRLIEGYERDFNVPTAEIAAALAVQSRGGGEFLMTEPPPEKRRERPDRDAGGDGPPRRQRDRNRTDLATYRIAVGKRHKVGPGSIVGAIANEGGLHRSDFGHITIKMDHSLVELPAKMSRETLKKLEHTRISGVLIDLKQDRGPSHHHKPK
- a CDS encoding TetR/AcrR family transcriptional regulator, whose translation is MTDADRAERALRRDAARNRERVLTAARELFAAKGLEATLNDVAHHANVGVGTVYRRFATKEALLEAIFEDGIEQIATLAETALRQEDSWSGFVWFVEHVCELTATDRGLREMMYSKAYGGYRVECARLRLDPLVSTLVERAREDGHLRPEVAPSDMPIVGLLAGTVGEWAGHVEPELWRRYVTLLLDGMRYRERQDRLAVDALADEQMDAAMQGWHPAG